In one Roseburia intestinalis L1-82 genomic region, the following are encoded:
- a CDS encoding carbohydrate ABC transporter permease, producing the protein MKEYLKKYFILRRHEMKITWKKMKQNKSSYLFLAPYAILFAVFYILPVCSSICLSFTYYNILEPPKFIGLQNYINLILQDDIFLTAIKNTFLIAVITGPLGYIASFLFAWLINELPRWIRTIAVIIFYAPSIAGNVYVIFSIFFRGDAYGYVNAFLMNLGIIDAPILWLTNPDYMLPVCMIVILWMSLGTGFLSFVAGLQGVDRSQFEAGYMDGVKNRWQELWYITLPNMKPMLMFGAVMSITQAFGVCDVTMALCGYPSTDYAARTVVTHLFDYGFSRFEMGYASAIATMLFLIMILCNKAIQKLLGRVGT; encoded by the coding sequence ATGAAGGAATATTTGAAAAAATATTTTATACTGCGCCGACATGAGATGAAGATTACCTGGAAAAAAATGAAACAGAACAAGTCGAGTTACCTGTTTCTGGCACCGTATGCGATTTTATTTGCAGTTTTTTATATTTTACCGGTTTGTTCATCTATCTGTTTAAGTTTTACATATTACAATATTCTGGAACCGCCTAAATTTATCGGCTTACAGAACTATATTAACTTAATACTGCAGGATGATATTTTCCTTACAGCAATCAAAAATACCTTTTTGATTGCTGTGATTACCGGGCCGCTTGGCTATATTGCATCCTTTTTGTTTGCATGGCTTATTAATGAACTGCCAAGATGGATTCGAACAATTGCAGTCATTATTTTCTATGCACCATCAATTGCAGGAAACGTGTATGTAATTTTTTCTATTTTCTTCCGTGGTGATGCGTATGGTTATGTAAATGCATTTCTGATGAATCTGGGAATTATTGATGCTCCGATTTTATGGCTGACAAATCCGGATTACATGCTTCCGGTGTGCATGATCGTAATTTTATGGATGAGCCTTGGAACAGGATTCCTGTCATTTGTAGCTGGTCTGCAAGGGGTAGATCGTTCTCAGTTTGAAGCTGGATATATGGATGGAGTAAAGAACCGATGGCAGGAGCTATGGTATATTACACTTCCTAATATGAAACCTATGCTGATGTTTGGCGCTGTCATGTCCATCACACAGGCATTTGGTGTCTGTGATGTTACGATGGCATTATGTGGTTATCCAAGTACCGATTATGCAGCCCGGACAGTGGTAACACACTTGTTTGACTATGGTTTTTCAAGATTTGAGATGGGGTATGCATCGGCGATTGCCACTATGTTGTTTTTAATAATGATTTTATGTAACAAGGCAATCCAGAAACTGTTGGGAAGAGTAGGAACCTGA
- a CDS encoding extracellular solute-binding protein: protein MKKNVKKILLIVGAILIICVLCFIMSRTSENSNYADKYEGVDLTAEVEGLNREGTYSEYLDIHAGAMFPDARVSVDVCEYDTGKGVTVQKEYSGKKDVLYTEDESTVTWKIEVPEAGFYQIYLEYMTVESRGVAIERSLYINGEEPFEDAANLMFGRFWTDGGEVKTDNQGNEIRPTQVETYEWQSAYCRDDMGYETEPYQFYFEKGENTITLEAVNEPMIISKLELTPVEEQDTYETYCQKNTKEGEQPENFIQTIQGEDATLRSEPSLYAKYDRSSPTTVPNSVTTTVLNYTGGEAWNSAGQWIEWEVEVPEDGYYNLTIKGRQNYARGSVSSRSLYIDGEIPFEEVSVISFDYDNDWNLMTLSDEEGTPYDFYLEKGKHKIRLEATLGDMGTILEELEDSTYRLNQIYRKILVYTGADPDDYRDYNLDQVYPEVIEAMDLESKRLYKIIDDVVAYTGQKAEKIAVAQTLAQQLERFVERPDKITVEFTTFKENITSLGTAILNMSETKLDIDYIVVSSKGSEVPEDRASGWAKAWHEIKSFAASFVVDYDAVGDVYDEDDNEVVRVWIVTGRDQGTILKTMVDDTFTPETGIKVNVEIVDASALLNAVVAGQGPDVVLSVGADQPVNYALRNAAEDLTQFEDYEDVLKVFYESAYRAYEYDGGLYAIPETQTYNVMFYRKDILEELEIEVPQTWDEVINLLPTIQGNNMEIGIPSPTSTTLPDLSLYYTLLYQNGTDVYDEDAKQTIIDNEAGVNAFAQYTSFFTDYGMPTEYDFVSRFRSGQMPIGIAAYSTYNTLVVSAPEIRGLWDFTLIPGTVRTDDSGNETMDRSVYSTGTCSMMIRSEDEEKKQLSWEFMKWWAKTDTQVRFGRELEALLGSSARYATANTEAFSQLAWSADDVEILEEQWKSTVGFREVAGGYYTGRHIINAVRKVINEKEDPRETVLDYAITIDEELIKKRTEFGLPVD, encoded by the coding sequence ATGAAAAAAAACGTTAAGAAAATATTACTGATAGTTGGAGCGATTCTTATAATCTGTGTTTTATGTTTTATTATGAGCAGGACGTCGGAAAACAGCAATTATGCAGATAAATATGAAGGAGTTGATCTGACAGCAGAAGTAGAAGGATTGAATAGAGAAGGAACCTATTCGGAATATCTTGATATTCATGCAGGTGCAATGTTCCCGGACGCCAGGGTATCGGTTGATGTTTGCGAATATGACACGGGAAAGGGCGTGACAGTCCAGAAAGAATATTCGGGAAAGAAAGATGTTCTCTATACAGAAGATGAATCTACTGTTACCTGGAAAATTGAAGTTCCGGAGGCAGGATTTTATCAAATATATCTTGAGTATATGACAGTGGAATCCAGAGGAGTAGCAATAGAAAGAAGCCTATATATAAATGGTGAAGAGCCTTTTGAAGATGCTGCGAATTTGATGTTTGGAAGATTCTGGACAGATGGTGGCGAAGTCAAAACAGATAACCAGGGAAATGAAATCAGACCGACTCAGGTGGAGACTTATGAATGGCAGTCGGCATATTGCAGAGATGATATGGGATATGAAACAGAACCGTATCAATTTTATTTCGAAAAAGGTGAAAATACCATTACATTGGAAGCTGTAAATGAGCCAATGATAATCAGCAAATTGGAACTTACGCCGGTGGAAGAGCAGGATACTTATGAAACGTATTGCCAGAAGAATACAAAAGAAGGAGAACAACCTGAAAACTTTATTCAGACAATTCAGGGAGAAGATGCAACCTTACGTTCTGAACCATCCCTTTATGCGAAATATGACAGGTCTTCTCCAACGACTGTGCCAAATAGTGTGACAACTACCGTACTTAATTATACAGGCGGAGAGGCATGGAACTCGGCAGGACAATGGATTGAATGGGAAGTCGAGGTTCCGGAAGACGGATATTATAATCTGACAATAAAAGGTAGACAAAATTATGCAAGGGGCAGTGTGTCCAGCAGAAGCCTTTATATTGACGGAGAAATCCCATTTGAAGAGGTTTCGGTTATTTCATTTGATTATGATAATGACTGGAATTTAATGACTCTGTCAGATGAGGAAGGAACACCATATGATTTTTATCTGGAAAAGGGAAAACATAAAATTCGATTGGAAGCAACATTGGGCGATATGGGGACAATTTTGGAAGAATTGGAGGATTCAACTTATCGTCTGAACCAGATTTATCGAAAAATTCTGGTATATACAGGAGCTGATCCGGATGATTATCGTGATTATAATCTGGACCAGGTATATCCGGAAGTAATTGAAGCAATGGATCTGGAGTCTAAACGGCTTTATAAGATTATTGATGATGTGGTTGCTTATACCGGGCAGAAAGCAGAGAAGATTGCGGTAGCACAAACACTTGCACAACAGTTGGAACGTTTTGTGGAAAGACCGGATAAGATTACGGTGGAATTTACAACTTTTAAAGAAAATATTACATCTTTGGGAACAGCAATTTTAAATATGAGTGAAACAAAACTCGACATTGACTATATTGTTGTGAGCAGTAAAGGAAGTGAAGTTCCTGAAGACCGGGCGAGTGGCTGGGCAAAGGCATGGCATGAAATCAAATCCTTTGCAGCTTCGTTTGTCGTGGATTACGATGCGGTAGGAGATGTATACGACGAGGATGACAATGAGGTCGTACGGGTATGGATTGTAACTGGACGGGATCAGGGAACCATTCTAAAAACTATGGTAGATGATACTTTTACCCCTGAAACGGGAATAAAGGTAAACGTGGAAATTGTTGATGCCAGTGCATTGCTAAATGCAGTTGTGGCAGGACAAGGGCCGGATGTTGTATTGTCTGTTGGTGCAGACCAACCGGTAAATTATGCACTTAGAAATGCAGCAGAAGATTTGACACAATTTGAAGATTATGAAGACGTTTTGAAGGTTTTTTATGAAAGTGCATATCGCGCGTACGAATATGATGGAGGACTTTATGCAATTCCAGAAACTCAGACTTATAATGTAATGTTTTATCGAAAAGATATTCTGGAAGAGCTGGAGATAGAGGTTCCACAGACTTGGGATGAGGTAATAAATCTACTTCCTACTATTCAGGGAAATAACATGGAAATCGGAATTCCGTCACCGACAAGTACAACGCTTCCGGATTTGTCGTTATATTATACATTACTATATCAGAACGGTACAGATGTATATGACGAGGATGCAAAGCAGACAATTATTGATAATGAAGCGGGTGTGAATGCATTTGCACAATATACAAGCTTTTTTACAGATTATGGAATGCCAACAGAGTATGACTTTGTCAGCCGATTCCGTTCCGGACAGATGCCGATTGGAATCGCTGCATACAGTACATATAATACATTGGTTGTATCAGCACCGGAAATCCGGGGATTGTGGGATTTTACACTGATTCCTGGGACGGTAAGGACAGATGATTCCGGAAACGAAACAATGGATCGCTCTGTATATTCTACAGGAACGTGTAGCATGATGATTCGTTCTGAAGATGAGGAAAAGAAGCAGCTTTCCTGGGAGTTTATGAAATGGTGGGCAAAAACAGATACGCAGGTTCGTTTTGGACGTGAATTGGAGGCGCTGCTTGGATCTTCAGCAAGATATGCAACAGCAAATACAGAGGCATTCAGCCAGCTGGCATGGAGTGCAGATGATGTGGAAATTCTGGAAGAACAGTGGAAGTCAACAGTAGGTTTCAGAGAAGTTGCAGGTGGTTATTATACCGGACGTCATATCATTAATGCGGTTCGAAAAGTGATTAATGAAAAAGAAGACCCAAGAGAGACTGTTTTAGACTATGCAATTACGATTGATGAAGAACTGATTAAAAAGCGGACAGAGTTCGGACTGCCGGTTGATTAA
- a CDS encoding IS5-like element ISRin1 family transposase, translated as MYIPEKRKNRQITLFDFNQSCGMELDPINEWIKLAHAIPWSKMEAKYVAMFPSKTGRPATPFRMALGVLIIQKRKKLSDRDVIKEIQENPYLQYFLGMEKFSHQAPIKPSVIVSFRKRLTADYLMEVNEYILEISGVTKEHEPKNESKNAKAANTRSDDIENLGTAILDATCSPSNIRYPQDFSLLNEAREKLEDMIDYFHKNYHPWDKPRTYRRIARKEYLALAKSKKRTEKKIRATIRKQLGYVKRDLEYLEDYMEAGYALPSKHIDYYLTIQKLYEQQKYMYENKTHSVEDRIVSISQPYLRPIVRGKAKSPVEFGAKYDVSIDEKGHARLEKLSFDAYNENTIFVDAMNRYKERTGHYPKRVLVDQIYRTRDNRNFCKDHNITMSGPKLGRPSKDKKSTKEEYQDNTDRIEVERFFSTEKRCNGAGLIMTKLEETTLSSIAMSVLVTNLFAVDLTGIFLLFFSDNISSEKTEHYIIIDDVV; from the coding sequence ATGTATATTCCTGAAAAACGTAAAAATCGTCAAATTACACTGTTCGACTTCAACCAGTCATGTGGCATGGAGCTCGATCCTATTAATGAGTGGATCAAGCTGGCTCATGCCATTCCATGGAGCAAAATGGAAGCAAAATATGTGGCAATGTTCCCTTCCAAGACAGGTCGTCCGGCGACTCCGTTTAGAATGGCTCTTGGTGTATTGATCATTCAGAAGCGCAAGAAACTTTCTGACAGAGATGTCATAAAAGAGATTCAGGAAAACCCATATCTGCAGTACTTCCTTGGAATGGAGAAATTCAGTCATCAAGCACCAATAAAGCCTTCTGTCATTGTCAGTTTTCGCAAGCGTCTGACTGCTGACTACCTGATGGAAGTAAACGAGTACATCCTTGAAATCAGTGGCGTTACAAAAGAGCATGAACCCAAGAACGAAAGCAAAAATGCAAAGGCTGCCAATACACGCTCAGATGACATTGAAAATCTTGGGACAGCGATTCTTGATGCCACCTGCTCTCCATCCAACATAAGATATCCACAAGATTTTTCTCTTCTCAATGAAGCACGTGAGAAGCTTGAGGATATGATTGACTATTTTCACAAGAACTATCATCCATGGGATAAGCCCCGCACCTACCGCAGGATAGCCAGAAAAGAGTATCTTGCACTTGCAAAGTCCAAAAAGCGTACAGAAAAGAAAATACGTGCAACAATCAGGAAGCAGCTTGGCTATGTCAAGCGTGATTTAGAGTACCTGGAAGACTATATGGAAGCGGGCTATGCGCTGCCTTCAAAGCACATAGACTACTACCTTACCATCCAGAAGCTCTACGAACAGCAGAAATACATGTATGAGAATAAAACCCATAGTGTGGAGGATCGTATTGTCAGCATCAGCCAGCCCTATCTGCGTCCGATTGTCCGGGGAAAAGCCAAGTCACCAGTGGAATTTGGCGCAAAATATGATGTCAGCATAGATGAAAAAGGACATGCAAGACTGGAAAAGCTGTCCTTTGATGCATACAATGAGAATACCATTTTTGTAGATGCCATGAACCGTTATAAGGAGCGTACAGGGCATTATCCCAAACGTGTTCTGGTAGATCAGATCTATAGAACACGCGACAACCGTAATTTCTGCAAAGACCATAACATTACAATGTCTGGTCCGAAGCTTGGACGTCCTTCAAAGGATAAGAAAAGTACCAAAGAGGAATACCAGGATAACACTGACAGAATAGAAGTTGAAAGATTTTTCAGCACTGAAAAACGCTGCAATGGAGCAGGTCTTATCATGACAAAACTTGAGGAGACCACGCTGTCCTCTATTGCAATGTCAGTACTGGTAACGAATCTCTTTGCTGTAGATCTTACCGGTATTTTTTTGCTCTTTTTTTCAGACAACATATCAAGCGAAAAAACAGAGCATTATATCATTATAGATGATGTTGTTTAA
- a CDS encoding helix-turn-helix transcriptional regulator gives MADKQIKENYLDFYLQNSDWEGRTVVDSFETISFQKDSTIRIWYNEQNQNYDTHWHNAIEIILPVENHYDVEASGQAYHILPSEILIIPSGEMHALYAPESGKRFIFLFDVSSIAQMKGYTSIQSLMTSCLHITKTTYPQIYNDVYQLLVQMRNEYFSSNEFRELAIYSHLINLFVSIGRNRINNVDLFPNTRSHKQKEYLQKFNEVLDYIDSHYTEELTLDNIADFSGFSKYHFTRLFKQYTDSTFYDYLIYRRIKAAEELLANPELSITEIALQSGFSSISTFNRIFKQKKGCTPSEYRSLYSMNRHL, from the coding sequence ATGGCTGATAAACAAATAAAAGAAAACTATCTGGATTTTTACCTTCAAAACAGCGACTGGGAGGGACGCACCGTTGTAGATTCCTTTGAAACGATCTCTTTCCAGAAGGATTCGACAATCCGCATCTGGTATAATGAGCAAAACCAGAACTATGATACCCATTGGCATAACGCTATTGAGATTATCCTGCCCGTAGAAAACCACTATGATGTAGAGGCGTCCGGTCAAGCCTATCATATCCTGCCAAGTGAGATACTTATCATTCCATCCGGTGAAATGCATGCACTATATGCACCTGAATCTGGGAAACGCTTTATCTTCTTATTTGATGTATCAAGTATTGCCCAGATGAAGGGATATACCAGTATCCAATCACTGATGACAAGTTGCCTGCATATTACAAAGACTACTTATCCACAGATTTATAACGATGTTTACCAGTTGCTCGTCCAGATGAGAAATGAATATTTTAGTTCCAATGAATTTCGTGAACTTGCAATCTATTCCCATTTGATCAATCTGTTTGTCTCTATCGGCAGAAACCGAATTAATAATGTTGATTTATTTCCAAATACCAGGAGTCACAAGCAAAAAGAATATTTGCAAAAGTTTAATGAAGTTTTAGACTATATTGATTCTCACTATACAGAAGAATTGACCTTAGATAATATTGCTGATTTCAGCGGCTTTTCAAAATACCACTTTACCAGACTTTTCAAGCAATATACAGATTCTACTTTTTATGATTACTTAATTTACCGTAGAATAAAAGCTGCAGAAGAACTACTGGCAAACCCGGAGCTGTCTATTACTGAAATTGCGTTGCAGTCCGGATTCTCCAGTATTTCCACTTTTAACCGCATTTTTAAGCAAAAAAAGGGATGTACGCCAAGTGAATACCGTTCTTTGTATTCCATGAATCGTCATTTATAA
- a CDS encoding glycoside hydrolase family 43 protein has translation MEQINPIIKADFPDPDVIRVEDTYYMICTTMHFFPGGIILRSYDLIHWEFASYVFDRLESTDAQRLQGEQSIYGKGMWAASLRYHKNKFYVCFSAYDVGKTYLFSADEITGPWEKHYVEGVYHHNSLLFDDDGRTYIVWGMDRIHLTELNEELTAPKQGGLDRVIIEEKGDVYLGYEGSHFYKINGRYYLFLIHWPKRGKGRRTQACFYTDHLTNEFIGGDIFEDDNGYLHQGIPKGIAQGGIVETPEGEWYSVMFQDHGAAGRMPVLIPVTWKQDPDSPEGKKLPVFGDNGKMPKKIEVASIRPDYQYKSLFTSDIFDKESEKAKIHPLWQWNHEPDQSLWRRTEDGGLAIKTGKICVNVIQAVNTLTQRMMFPSSSFKVRIDASEIHNGDFAGLCALQGCYGWIGITKEMGRYFIVMHSRKMQDTSLRDVTVDYMPGTEVFRAPFDGNCAEFKVKGDFTAGRDVAEFYYRRNRRWIKAGEQKLFFKLDHFMGCRYGMFLYSTIKTGGEAVFWDGEYSCPDES, from the coding sequence ATGGAACAGATTAATCCTATTATAAAGGCAGATTTCCCTGATCCGGATGTAATAAGGGTGGAAGATACTTACTATATGATTTGTACGACAATGCATTTTTTCCCGGGAGGAATTATTTTACGATCATATGATCTCATACATTGGGAATTTGCATCTTATGTTTTTGACAGACTTGAAAGTACAGATGCACAACGCCTTCAGGGAGAGCAGAGCATCTATGGAAAAGGGATGTGGGCAGCAAGCCTTAGATATCATAAGAATAAATTTTATGTGTGCTTTTCTGCCTATGATGTTGGAAAAACGTATCTGTTTTCCGCAGATGAGATAACCGGACCATGGGAAAAACATTATGTGGAAGGTGTGTATCATCATAATTCTCTTTTGTTTGATGATGACGGAAGAACTTATATTGTATGGGGAATGGATCGGATTCATCTGACGGAACTCAACGAGGAACTTACTGCACCGAAACAAGGTGGATTGGATCGAGTGATAATAGAAGAGAAAGGAGATGTCTATCTTGGTTATGAGGGCTCTCATTTTTATAAAATTAATGGCAGATACTATCTGTTTCTGATACATTGGCCAAAGCGTGGAAAGGGGAGAAGAACCCAGGCCTGCTTTTATACGGATCATCTGACAAATGAATTTATTGGTGGTGATATTTTCGAAGATGATAACGGGTATCTACATCAGGGGATTCCAAAAGGAATTGCACAGGGAGGAATCGTAGAGACGCCAGAAGGAGAGTGGTATTCCGTAATGTTTCAGGATCACGGGGCTGCGGGACGGATGCCTGTGCTAATACCGGTAACATGGAAACAGGATCCGGACAGTCCGGAAGGAAAAAAGCTGCCTGTATTTGGAGATAATGGGAAGATGCCAAAGAAGATTGAGGTGGCAAGCATAAGACCGGATTATCAGTATAAATCATTATTTACATCGGATATTTTTGATAAGGAGAGTGAAAAAGCAAAGATCCATCCGTTATGGCAGTGGAACCACGAGCCGGATCAGAGCCTGTGGAGAAGAACGGAAGATGGAGGTCTGGCAATTAAGACCGGCAAAATCTGTGTTAATGTCATACAGGCAGTTAATACGCTGACACAACGAATGATGTTCCCATCCAGTTCCTTTAAGGTAAGAATTGATGCATCCGAAATACACAATGGCGATTTTGCAGGATTATGTGCATTACAAGGGTGTTATGGCTGGATTGGAATTACCAAGGAAATGGGAAGATATTTTATTGTAATGCACAGTAGAAAAATGCAGGATACTTCTTTACGCGACGTTACTGTAGACTATATGCCGGGAACAGAAGTGTTCCGGGCCCCATTTGATGGAAACTGCGCTGAATTTAAAGTAAAGGGAGATTTTACAGCGGGACGTGATGTCGCAGAGTTTTATTATCGTAGAAACCGGAGATGGATTAAGGCAGGAGAACAGAAGTTGTTTTTTAAGCTGGATCATTTTATGGGGTGTCGTTATGGAATGTTTTTATATTCTACAATCAAAACTGGTGGAGAAGCAGTTTTCTGGGACGGTGAATATAGCTGCCCAGATGAATCATAG
- a CDS encoding family 43 glycosylhydrolase, whose protein sequence is MFYLLNYTRKPVSSILYDARLAYSMHLAISDDGEKFQALNHNSGVLFVKATENEDGSLNPKSIKNPFIFQLKEEGYGVVAVRTKADGEDDEESRGCVVLFFTKDFLEYEELGLFHLEEQYVEEVICEFEEECYIVRWKNRDGICSVGQTSDIRKRDLDSVVMMTEETLQKSVILPKNAEIEGAVFHNMIEIPENLAERLEKKLLTPMNTGMSFPKQVIASSRSELNQFLAMVSYSDGTFVQKRVDWEFSDDIFREEGRYRIQGKVHQDNYLFPIAENRADPCIGRWNGKYYFIATNDADGNRTLYIREADTIPELLTAEEKLILDCETYPEIGGLLWAPEFHEIDGTLYIFHAATTGEFYCEESHVMQLKEGGNPTNKEDWSRPRRVVKKDGSKLCEDGKEITLDMTCFEWQGEYYAVWSQRQFLPKDLGAWLYIAKLNPKEPWKLLSDPVILSKPEYGWANNHTFVDEGPYALKSENTLYLTFSSAAVDTSYVVGLLHIEKGKDLLVRENWIKTNYPILTSRSVEGEFGTGHNAYVTDEDGIVWNTYHARQGVDGARSSGIRRVHFDIDGVPMLDLTEDRDLVEKYKKIETVLVVDKNGIGKRGGLYGTD, encoded by the coding sequence ATGTTTTATTTATTAAATTATACAAGAAAGCCGGTAAGTTCAATACTGTATGATGCGAGACTTGCTTATAGTATGCATCTTGCAATCAGTGATGACGGAGAAAAGTTTCAGGCTTTAAACCACAATTCAGGTGTGTTATTTGTGAAAGCCACAGAAAATGAAGATGGTTCTCTTAATCCGAAAAGTATCAAAAATCCTTTTATTTTTCAACTGAAAGAGGAAGGTTATGGAGTTGTAGCAGTCCGCACCAAGGCAGATGGTGAGGATGATGAGGAGAGCAGAGGATGCGTGGTATTGTTTTTTACGAAGGACTTTCTAGAATATGAGGAGTTAGGATTATTTCACTTAGAGGAGCAGTATGTGGAAGAAGTTATCTGTGAGTTTGAGGAAGAATGCTATATCGTGAGATGGAAAAACAGGGATGGAATTTGTAGTGTGGGGCAGACATCGGATATTCGGAAAAGAGATTTGGATTCGGTGGTAATGATGACAGAAGAGACACTTCAGAAGAGTGTGATATTACCGAAGAATGCAGAAATAGAAGGGGCTGTGTTCCACAATATGATTGAAATACCGGAAAATCTTGCAGAAAGGCTAGAAAAGAAACTTTTGACACCGATGAATACAGGGATGTCGTTTCCAAAACAGGTAATTGCTTCGAGTAGGTCAGAATTAAATCAGTTTCTTGCAATGGTAAGTTATAGTGATGGCACCTTTGTTCAGAAAAGAGTAGATTGGGAATTTTCAGATGATATTTTTCGTGAGGAAGGAAGGTACAGAATCCAAGGAAAGGTACATCAGGATAATTATCTGTTCCCGATCGCAGAAAATCGTGCGGATCCATGTATTGGAAGATGGAATGGAAAATATTATTTCATAGCTACAAATGATGCAGACGGAAACAGAACTTTATATATCAGGGAAGCAGATACTATACCGGAACTTCTTACTGCAGAGGAAAAACTGATTCTTGACTGCGAAACATATCCGGAAATCGGAGGGCTTTTATGGGCACCGGAATTTCATGAGATAGATGGAACACTTTATATTTTTCATGCTGCTACGACGGGAGAATTTTATTGTGAAGAAAGTCATGTGATGCAGTTAAAAGAAGGTGGAAATCCTACAAATAAGGAAGACTGGTCTAGACCAAGGCGAGTTGTAAAAAAAGACGGAAGTAAGTTGTGTGAAGACGGAAAAGAAATCACACTGGATATGACCTGCTTTGAGTGGCAGGGAGAATATTATGCAGTCTGGTCACAGCGCCAATTTTTACCGAAAGATTTAGGAGCCTGGCTGTATATTGCAAAGTTAAATCCAAAAGAACCATGGAAATTATTAAGTGATCCGGTTATTCTTTCGAAACCAGAGTATGGATGGGCAAATAACCATACATTTGTAGATGAAGGACCATATGCATTGAAATCAGAGAATACTTTATATCTGACATTTTCCAGTGCGGCTGTAGATACTTCTTATGTTGTTGGACTTCTTCATATAGAAAAAGGGAAAGACTTGCTAGTAAGAGAAAACTGGATAAAAACAAATTATCCGATACTAACATCACGGAGTGTAGAGGGAGAATTTGGAACAGGACACAATGCCTATGTAACAGATGAAGATGGTATCGTTTGGAACACCTATCATGCGAGACAGGGAGTGGATGGCGCACGAAGCAGTGGAATTCGAAGAGTGCATTTTGATATTGATGGTGTGCCTATGTTGGATTTGACAGAGGATAGGGATTTGGTAGAAAAATATAAAAAAATTGAAACAGTATTAGTTGTGGATAAAAATGGAATAGGAAAACGCGGAGGTTTATATGGAACAGATTAA
- a CDS encoding AraC family transcriptional regulator: MKEELFSEQSIKLVGMGRQNCKDMHAWGPGIRSCFIIHYVMKGAGYLIVNHRKYHVKAGESFLTRPYTLIEYYPEEENPWEYMWVDFLGNQVENWVEHTQFEEKNPVCSLKQEEKILPLFLKLLEMDIYHQQRNEACGVLLSILGVYLDIFPVECVGRSDEDEKRMEMAVLLIKNHYHKSEFHIQRLCEMLNISRVTLYRLFKSKTGISPKQYLLNYRIEQAKLLLRMGTSVKNTAASCGFNDSFYFSRVFKEYTGSSPSRYAVK, encoded by the coding sequence ATGAAAGAAGAATTATTTTCAGAACAGTCAATAAAACTAGTAGGAATGGGGAGACAAAATTGTAAGGATATGCATGCATGGGGACCGGGAATCCGTTCTTGCTTTATTATTCATTATGTAATGAAAGGCGCAGGATATCTCATAGTAAATCATAGAAAATATCATGTGAAAGCCGGTGAGAGTTTTCTGACAAGACCGTATACACTTATTGAATATTACCCGGAGGAAGAAAATCCTTGGGAGTATATGTGGGTGGATTTCTTGGGAAATCAGGTTGAAAACTGGGTGGAACATACACAATTTGAAGAAAAAAACCCGGTTTGTTCTTTGAAACAGGAAGAAAAGATTTTGCCGCTCTTTCTAAAACTGTTAGAAATGGATATTTACCATCAGCAAAGAAATGAAGCTTGTGGAGTTTTGCTTTCAATACTTGGGGTTTACCTTGATATATTTCCTGTTGAATGTGTAGGAAGGAGCGATGAAGATGAGAAAAGGATGGAAATGGCAGTATTGTTGATAAAAAATCATTACCACAAATCAGAATTTCATATACAGAGGCTGTGTGAGATGTTGAATATCAGTAGGGTGACACTTTACCGTCTTTTTAAAAGTAAAACAGGTATTTCGCCTAAACAGTATTTATTGAATTACCGGATAGAACAGGCAAAATTGCTTCTTCGCATGGGTACCTCAGTTAAAAATACGGCGGCTTCCTGCGGATTTAATGATTCATTCTATTTTTCGAGAGTATTTAAGGAATATACAGGTTCTTCACCCTCAAGATATGCAGTCAAATAG